The Naumovozyma castellii chromosome 5, complete genome genomic interval ATATCTTCCTCAATGGGCATGAATGTCAGCTTGTCATTGGTTTTGTTATACCtataattcaataatgtaATTAATGGTATTATGAAATCATCTAGCGTATCCTTTAACAAATGGATCAAGTTAATATTCACCGTGTCACCTCCCtccttctttttctttatttgaattgtGTCCTCAAGGTTTGTCTTCAATTTCGTTTTCTTCTGAGCAAACTTTAACTTGAACATACTTTTCTTATTGATAGTCTTTTCAGATAATATGGTAGAATTTAATTGCGATAAAGGGATAATATTAGAGAGACAAAATATGCATTGTTTCAACATTCCAATGGCCACCCCACATTGATCATTTCTGTATTCATCCATCGATAAGAACAAATAAGTGAGGCCCTTGAGATATGCAATGAGctgtttattattattagttgACATCAGATCTTGACATCCAATACATAATTTTGCCAAAAATAAACttgatttggataattCCTTCAATTCAAGTTCTTGGAAATCAAGAATTGCATTTTTTCCATTGGCGTATATTTTGGATCTTAATTTTGACAATGTAAGGATTATAACCCCTAACTGTTGTAGCAATTTAAATTGCAGGGCCAGCTCATTAACCAGTGAAAAATGTGGCGTGGTATATTGAAACTTCAATAGTAAATAAGATAGGTAATCCGTATACCCTAACCCATTCTTTAAGTAGGG includes:
- the NCAS0E00970 gene encoding uncharacterized protein, which translates into the protein MALPLQLPNSSTLAQLLDQNQLHARSNVQRILIQPCESIDWLSAIDTLSEYNDLLLSQLLGLSQENQDKLPLLDDIVILIIDLSYFHQGIILDSLQRAYDTPETGSQLWSNNGPYLKNGLGYTDYLSYLLLKFQYTTPHFSLVNELALQFKLLQQLGVIILTLSKLRSKIYANGKNAILDFQELELKELSKSSLFLAKLCIGCQDLMSTNNNKQLIAYLKGLTYLFLSMDEYRNDQCGVAIGMLKQCIFCLSNIIPLSQLNSTILSEKTINKKSMFKLKFAQKKTKLKTNLEDTIQIKKKKEGGDTVNINLIHLLKDTLDDFIIPLITLLNYRYNKTNDKLTFMPIEEDIKKLQALIPRGKTSDLVGTKWDFRNGKLRQEASSSNSGKEDYF